From the Musa acuminata AAA Group cultivar baxijiao chromosome BXJ3-7, Cavendish_Baxijiao_AAA, whole genome shotgun sequence genome, one window contains:
- the LOC103991191 gene encoding heat shock 70 kDa protein 15-like: MGQRFHLRAPLDHQTLFPSSLQLHARLLPVVSPYHQQVHESFPFSIALSWKGSAPDSLTIGSENQQSSVVFPKGNPIPSVKALAFYRSTTFTVDVVYADVGDMQVPAKISTYTIGPFQTSKDERDKLKVKVWLNLHGIVSIEPATMLEEEEVEVATSDVAELTK, translated from the exons ATGGGACAGCGCTTTCACCTGCGAGCACCACTCGACCACCAGACCTTGTTCCCCTCCTCCCTCCAGCTCCACGCCCGCCTCCTACCTGTTGTCTCGCCGTACCACCAACAG GTTCATGAGAGTTTCCCTTTTTCAATAGCGCTGTCATGGAAAGGATCTGCCCCTGATTCTCTGACCATTGGTTCAGAAAACCAGCAGAGTTCAGTTGTTTTTCCGAAAGGGAATCCAATCCCAAGTGTCAAAGCTCTTGCATTTTATAGATCTACTACTTTCACAGTTGATGTTGTGTATGCTGATGTGGGTGATATGCAAGTTCCAGCAAAAATTAGCACATACACA ATTGGTCCTTTCCAGACCAGCAAAGACGAGCGTGATAAGTTGAAAGTAAAAGTTTGGTTGAATCTCCATGGAATTGTTTCTATTGAGCCAGCCACT ATGTTGGAAGAAGAGGAAGTTGAAGTTGCAACATCGGACGTGGCAGAGCTGACAAAGTAA
- the LOC103991193 gene encoding probable ADP-ribosylation factor GTPase-activating protein AGD14 isoform X1, with amino-acid sequence MFFLCCIGLSFCFKGKIVRGAMANRVKEDEKNEKIIRGLLKLPANRRCINCNNLGPQYVCTNFWTFICTNCSGIHREFTHRVKSISMAKFTSQEVTALQEGGNERAREIYFKDWDPQRHSFPDSSNIDRLRDFIKHVYVDRRYSGGRHGDRPQMLKGDKDVYNENRRAEPYRGGSRSPPYEDRYSPSYGGRNDDRSFRYNYGERSPAYNQGDYKRSPARFEVLDDRQRDDKFGNGSQNRKTEDRRLPDAPKPEGRSPDHQKDFNKMSPPVVRPVRDILGDNAPQLQVGGAAKTNGIRGPDDSAKIKSTLSSNSIDSTDANSAQLKGSFSESLIDFDVDHEPPVAAITEQPVAQQTTSGSDGGADWAAFDTSGQQKVPQVDANANPLVSALAQLSVSGSTPVGNLPTLSFSQIESSPKAGGGGNLLTMQQQQQQQPLVFPSIDNPPGNQSSNVSVVGTSNNQTWIPSPIPHGQGNFTNLAINPAGHLPRIATKLPQEKVAGVSSQPPSAESKTSGRKELPVDFFTSLYPSAPVTAQGWQRGPYPGMGYNIQYSSGVAMPTYSQTPKSVNPFDLTSDPAAVYPSVTPLQAALSNMTAPATLLRTSSFGAPSPHSVHLQQSPYASSVSPGPFMMHQVPDNMPQQFAASMMPMGNQGIVAPASNGATFSTSGIHQNPAVRYSQLSTPNSFGSVGGNPFG; translated from the exons ATGTTCTTCTTGTGTTGTATTGGCTTAAGCTTCTGTTTCAAG GGGAAGATAGTTCGAGGGGCAATGGCGAACCGGGTGAAAGAAGATGAGAAGAATGAGAAGATAATTCGAGGGCTTCTGAAGCTTCCTGCCAACCGAAGATGCATCAATTGCAACAATCTC GGGCCGCAATATGTATGCACAAATTTCTGGACCTTCATCTGTACAAACTGTAGTGGAATACA CCGAGAGTTCACCCACCGTGTTAAGTCCATATCTATGGCTAAATTTACTTCTCAAGAAGTTACTGCACTTCAAGAAGGGGGAAATGAG CGTGCCAGAGAAATATACTTTAAGGACTGGGACCCACAACGTCATTCATTTCCTGATAGCAG TAATATCGACAGACTCAGAGATTTCATtaagcatgtttatgtggatcggAGATACTCTGGGGGAAGACATGGAGACAGGCCACAAATGTTGAAG GGTGATAAGGACGTTTATAATGAAAACCGCAGGGCAGAACCATATAGAGGTGGTTCAAGAAGCCCACCATATGAAGATCGTTATAGTCCTAGTTATGGTGGTAGAAATGATGATCGTAGTTTCAGATACAACTATGGAGAAAGAAGTCCTGCATATAATCAAGGTGATTACAAGAGAAGTCCGGCTCGTTTTGAGGTGCTAGATGACAGACAGAGAGATGACAAGTTTGGAAATGGAAGCCAAAACAGAAAGACTGAAGACCGTAGGCTCCCAGATGCACCAAAACCAGAGGGGAGATCACCAGATCATCAGAAAGATTTCAATAAGATGAGTCCCCCAGTGGTGCGCCCTGTGAGAGATATTTTGGGTGATAATGCACCACAACTTCAAGTTGGTGGTGCTGCTAAAACAAATGGGATCAGGGGCCCTGATGATTCTGCAAAGATAAAG AGTACCTTATCTTCAAACAGCATAGATTCTACTGATGCAAATTCGGCACAGTTGAAAGGGTCGTTCTCTGAAAGTTTGATAGATTTTGATGTGGATCATGAACCTCCTGTTGCTGCAATAACAGAACAACCAGTTGCTCAACAAACTACATCTGGTAGTGATGGTGGTGCAGACTGGGCAGCTTTTGATACTTCTGGACAGCAGAAAGTACCTCAAGTGGATGCAAATGCGAACCCATTAGTGTCTGCTCTTGCCCAATTATCAGTTTCAGGGTCTACACCTGTAGGGAATTTGCCAACCTTGTCTTTTTCTCAAATTGAGTCCTCTCCCAAAGCTGGTGGTGGAGGGAACTTGCTCacaatgcagcagcagcagcagcagcaacctcTGGTATTTCCATCCATTGATAATCCACCTGGTAATCAGTCATCCAACGTATCTGTTGTTGGAACTTCAAACAACCAG ACTTGGATTCCATCACCCATACCACATGGGCAAGGAAATTTCACAAACCTAGCTATTAACCCAGCTGGACATCTTCCTCGGATAGCTACTAAGCTACCTCAAGAAAAAGTTGCTGGAGTTTCTTCACAGCCACCTTCTGCAGAGAGTAAAACTAGTGGAAGGAAAGAACTGCCAGTG GATTTTTTCACTTCTCTATATCCAAGTGCACCTGTAACAGCTCAAGGTTGGCAAAGAGGGCCATATCCTGGCATGGGGTATAACATACAATACTCTTCTGGAGTG gcTATGCCTACATATTCTCAGACTCCAAAATCTGTGAATCCATTTGATCTTACCAGTGATCCAGCTGCAGTG TACCCCTCAGTGACACCTCTGCAAGCAGCATTATCAAACATGACTGCTCCAGCGACCTTACTTCGAACTTCCAGTTTTGGAGCCCCTTCCCCACATTCGGTTCACTTGCAACAGTCACCCTATGCATCAAGTGTCTCTCCAG GTCCATTCATGATGCATCAGGTTCCAGATAACATGCCTCAACAATTTGCTGCTAGCATGATGCCAATGGG GAATCAAGGTATTGTAGCTCCTGCTAGCAATGGTGCTACTTTTAGTACTTCAGGCATTCATCAAAATCCAGCGGTCAGATATTCCCAACTGAGTACACCAAATTCTTTCGGTTCTGTTGGAGGAAATCCATTTGGATGA
- the LOC103991193 gene encoding probable ADP-ribosylation factor GTPase-activating protein AGD14 isoform X2: MANRVKEDEKNEKIIRGLLKLPANRRCINCNNLGPQYVCTNFWTFICTNCSGIHREFTHRVKSISMAKFTSQEVTALQEGGNERAREIYFKDWDPQRHSFPDSSNIDRLRDFIKHVYVDRRYSGGRHGDRPQMLKGDKDVYNENRRAEPYRGGSRSPPYEDRYSPSYGGRNDDRSFRYNYGERSPAYNQGDYKRSPARFEVLDDRQRDDKFGNGSQNRKTEDRRLPDAPKPEGRSPDHQKDFNKMSPPVVRPVRDILGDNAPQLQVGGAAKTNGIRGPDDSAKIKSTLSSNSIDSTDANSAQLKGSFSESLIDFDVDHEPPVAAITEQPVAQQTTSGSDGGADWAAFDTSGQQKVPQVDANANPLVSALAQLSVSGSTPVGNLPTLSFSQIESSPKAGGGGNLLTMQQQQQQQPLVFPSIDNPPGNQSSNVSVVGTSNNQTWIPSPIPHGQGNFTNLAINPAGHLPRIATKLPQEKVAGVSSQPPSAESKTSGRKELPVDFFTSLYPSAPVTAQGWQRGPYPGMGYNIQYSSGVAMPTYSQTPKSVNPFDLTSDPAAVYPSVTPLQAALSNMTAPATLLRTSSFGAPSPHSVHLQQSPYASSVSPGPFMMHQVPDNMPQQFAASMMPMGNQGIVAPASNGATFSTSGIHQNPAVRYSQLSTPNSFGSVGGNPFG; the protein is encoded by the exons ATGGCGAACCGGGTGAAAGAAGATGAGAAGAATGAGAAGATAATTCGAGGGCTTCTGAAGCTTCCTGCCAACCGAAGATGCATCAATTGCAACAATCTC GGGCCGCAATATGTATGCACAAATTTCTGGACCTTCATCTGTACAAACTGTAGTGGAATACA CCGAGAGTTCACCCACCGTGTTAAGTCCATATCTATGGCTAAATTTACTTCTCAAGAAGTTACTGCACTTCAAGAAGGGGGAAATGAG CGTGCCAGAGAAATATACTTTAAGGACTGGGACCCACAACGTCATTCATTTCCTGATAGCAG TAATATCGACAGACTCAGAGATTTCATtaagcatgtttatgtggatcggAGATACTCTGGGGGAAGACATGGAGACAGGCCACAAATGTTGAAG GGTGATAAGGACGTTTATAATGAAAACCGCAGGGCAGAACCATATAGAGGTGGTTCAAGAAGCCCACCATATGAAGATCGTTATAGTCCTAGTTATGGTGGTAGAAATGATGATCGTAGTTTCAGATACAACTATGGAGAAAGAAGTCCTGCATATAATCAAGGTGATTACAAGAGAAGTCCGGCTCGTTTTGAGGTGCTAGATGACAGACAGAGAGATGACAAGTTTGGAAATGGAAGCCAAAACAGAAAGACTGAAGACCGTAGGCTCCCAGATGCACCAAAACCAGAGGGGAGATCACCAGATCATCAGAAAGATTTCAATAAGATGAGTCCCCCAGTGGTGCGCCCTGTGAGAGATATTTTGGGTGATAATGCACCACAACTTCAAGTTGGTGGTGCTGCTAAAACAAATGGGATCAGGGGCCCTGATGATTCTGCAAAGATAAAG AGTACCTTATCTTCAAACAGCATAGATTCTACTGATGCAAATTCGGCACAGTTGAAAGGGTCGTTCTCTGAAAGTTTGATAGATTTTGATGTGGATCATGAACCTCCTGTTGCTGCAATAACAGAACAACCAGTTGCTCAACAAACTACATCTGGTAGTGATGGTGGTGCAGACTGGGCAGCTTTTGATACTTCTGGACAGCAGAAAGTACCTCAAGTGGATGCAAATGCGAACCCATTAGTGTCTGCTCTTGCCCAATTATCAGTTTCAGGGTCTACACCTGTAGGGAATTTGCCAACCTTGTCTTTTTCTCAAATTGAGTCCTCTCCCAAAGCTGGTGGTGGAGGGAACTTGCTCacaatgcagcagcagcagcagcagcaacctcTGGTATTTCCATCCATTGATAATCCACCTGGTAATCAGTCATCCAACGTATCTGTTGTTGGAACTTCAAACAACCAG ACTTGGATTCCATCACCCATACCACATGGGCAAGGAAATTTCACAAACCTAGCTATTAACCCAGCTGGACATCTTCCTCGGATAGCTACTAAGCTACCTCAAGAAAAAGTTGCTGGAGTTTCTTCACAGCCACCTTCTGCAGAGAGTAAAACTAGTGGAAGGAAAGAACTGCCAGTG GATTTTTTCACTTCTCTATATCCAAGTGCACCTGTAACAGCTCAAGGTTGGCAAAGAGGGCCATATCCTGGCATGGGGTATAACATACAATACTCTTCTGGAGTG gcTATGCCTACATATTCTCAGACTCCAAAATCTGTGAATCCATTTGATCTTACCAGTGATCCAGCTGCAGTG TACCCCTCAGTGACACCTCTGCAAGCAGCATTATCAAACATGACTGCTCCAGCGACCTTACTTCGAACTTCCAGTTTTGGAGCCCCTTCCCCACATTCGGTTCACTTGCAACAGTCACCCTATGCATCAAGTGTCTCTCCAG GTCCATTCATGATGCATCAGGTTCCAGATAACATGCCTCAACAATTTGCTGCTAGCATGATGCCAATGGG GAATCAAGGTATTGTAGCTCCTGCTAGCAATGGTGCTACTTTTAGTACTTCAGGCATTCATCAAAATCCAGCGGTCAGATATTCCCAACTGAGTACACCAAATTCTTTCGGTTCTGTTGGAGGAAATCCATTTGGATGA
- the LOC135643570 gene encoding leucine-rich repeat extensin-like protein 4, whose protein sequence is MPDAKMSELPMTTPLFTADALGIKYLARSDPIASARARMEASLFRGAECPSSCGVGFELCVSCPWCSPLPSLLHIPRKQTPLPHSPHSPLRIASPFHKRNCCSENAMKRRSSITEKLHLLFLFLISFAAARAAAFSSHGLTDAEAGFIRRRQLLYYLDEYGDRGERVSVDPSFRFPNPRLRDAYVALQAWKKAILSDPHNFTGSWVGPNVCSYYGVFCAPLPCNRSLTVVAGIDLNHADIAGYLPEELGLLTDLALFHINSNRFCGTVPQKLRQLTRLFEIDLSNNRFAGKFPRVLLELPSLKFLDIRFNEFEGGVPRELFDKPLDAIFINHNRLAFDIPDNIGNSPVSVIVLANNRFRGCLPASLGNMSNTLNEIILMDNGLRSCLPPEIGLLRKLTVFDISFNQLLGPLPEEIGRMVSLEQLDVAHNLLSGRIPESICQLPHLQNFTFSYNFFTGEPPSCLKVQSFDDRRNCLPERPLQRSGKQCESFLSHPVDCSWFRCKPFVPAFPPPPLPPSPPPPSPPPPPPPSPPPPSPSPPPPSPPPPPSPLPPPPSPPPPSPPPPTPPPPPPLVYSSPPPPNSPPPSPSPPPPSPPPPSPPPPPPPVYSSPPPPNSPPPPIHYYSPPPPPSPPPPPSPSPPPPSPPPPSPPPPSPPPPPPPVYSSPPPPNSPPPPMHYYSPPPPYPSPPPPNSPPPPPVYHYLSPPPPPPPCIEPPESSPPPLTPYYGGPLPPVVGVSYASPPPPPLH, encoded by the coding sequence atGCCAGACGCCAAGATGTCGGAATTGCCCATGACTACCCCTCTTTTTACCGCTGATGCACTCGGGATTAAATATTTGGCGAGGAGCGACCCGATCGCCTCCGCGCGCGCGCGCATGGAAGCGAGCTTATTTAGAGGAGCCGAATGCCCTTCGTCTTGTGGGGTGGGCTTTGAGCTGTGCGTTAGCTGTCCTTGGTGTTCTCCTCTCCCCTCTCTGCTCCACATACCTAGAAAGCAAACACCTTTGCCCCATTCTCCTCACTCTCCTCTTCGTATTGCTTCGCCCTTCCACAAGCGTAATTGTTGTTCCGAGAATGCGATGAAGAGGAGAAGCAGCATAACGGAAAAGCttcatctcctcttcctcttcttgatCTCATTTGCGGCGGCGAGAGCGGCCGCCTTCAGCAGCCATGGCCTCACCGACGCGGAGGCCGGGTTCATCCGTAGGCGGCAGCTGCTGTACTACCTCGACGAGTACGGCGACCGCGGCGAGCGGGTGAGCGTCGACCCGTCCTTCCGCTTCCCTAACCCCCGTCTCCGCGACGCCTATGTCGCCCTGCAGGCCTGGAAGAAGGCCATCCTCTCCGACCCCCACAACTTCACCGGCAGCTGGGTCGGGCCCAATGTCTGCTCCTACTATGGCGTCTTCTGCGCCCCGCTCCCCTGCAACCGCTCCCTCACCGTCGTCGCAGGTATCGACCTCAACCACGCCGACATCGCCGGGTACCTCCCTGAGGAGCTCGGCCTGTTGACCGACCTCGCCCTCTTCCACATCAACTCCAACCGCTTCTGCGGCACCGTCCCCCAGAAACTCCGCCAGCTCACCCGCCTCTTTGAGATCGACCTCAGCAACAACCGCTTTGCCGGCAAGTTCCCCAGGGTCCTCCTCGAGCTCCCCTCGCTCAAGTTCCTCGACATCCGGTTCAACGAGTTCGAGGGCGGCGTCCCTCGCGAGCTCTTCGACAAGCCCCTCGATGCCATCTTCATCAACCACAATCGGCTCGCCTTCGACATCCCCGATAATATCGGCAACTCCCCCGTCTCCGTCATCGTCCTCGCCAACAACCGCTTCCGCGGCTGCCTCCCAGCCAGCCTTGGCAATATGTCGAACACCTTGAACGAGATCATTCTCATGGACAACGGGCTGCGGTCCTGCCTCCCGCCCGAGATCGGCCTGCTGAGGAAGCTCACCGTGTTCGACATCAGCTTCAACCAGCTGCTGGGGCCGCTGCCGGAGGAGATCGGCCGCATGGTCAGCCTCGAGCAGTTGGATGTCGCGCACAACCTGCTGTCAGGGCGCATCCCGGAGTCCATCTGCCAGCTCCCGCATCTGCAAAACTTCACCTTCTCCTACAATTTCTTTACCGGCGAGCCGCCGTCGTGCTTGAAGGTGCAGTCATTCGACGACCGGAGGAATTGCCTTCCCGAGCGGCCGTTGCAGCGGTCGGGGAAGCAGTGCGAGTCGTTCTTGTCGCACCCGGTGGACTGCAGTTGGTTTCGGTGTAAGCCGTTCGTGCCGGCAtttccgccgccgccgctgcctccATCGCCTCCTCCGCCGTCtcccccgccgccgccaccaccatcaccaccccCGCCGTCCCCGTCTCCGCCACCACCATCTCCTCCGCCTCCCCCATCTCCATTGCCACCACCTCCGTCTCCGCCACCCCCATCCCCACCTCCTCCtacaccgccgccgccacctccatTAGTTTATTCATCGCCTCCACCGCCTAATTCACCACCTCCGTCTCCGTCTCCGCCACCCCCATCCCCACCTCCTCcttcaccgccgccgccacctccacCAGTTTATTCATCGCCTCCACCGCCTAATTCACCACCACCTCCCATACATTATTATTCTCCTCCGCCACCACCATCTCCTCCACCTCCCCCATCTCCATCGCCACCACCTCCGTCTCCGCCGCCCCCATCCCCACCTCCTCcttcaccgccgccgccacctccacCAGTTTATTCATCGCCTCCACCGCCTAATTCACCACCACCTCCCATGCATTATTATTCTCCTCCGCCACCATACCCATCTCCACCCCCACCCAACTCTCCGCCTCCACCACCGGTTTATCACTACTTGTCACCACCGCCACCTCCGCCTCCATGTATAGAACCACCGGAATCTTCACCACCTCCGCTAACACCCTATTACGGAGGTCCATTGCCACCTGTCGTCGGAGTCTCATACGCATCTCCGCCTCCCCCTCCTCTCCACTGA